A region of the Gopherus evgoodei ecotype Sinaloan lineage chromosome 15, rGopEvg1_v1.p, whole genome shotgun sequence genome:
GATTCCAGGTCGTGCTGAGCTCTGGGGGCTGCAGACCCCCGTTAGGCACGTGTCAGCACCTTTccctgggggtgtggggaggcttTCCCCCCTCAGCCCTGGTCCTGGCAAGAAGCAATCACGTGACATGCTAATAGGAGCTGCTGAGATCAATTTTCATTCTGTCCCATAGAAACACTAAGGTGCCCACGTCCTCCCAGCAGTGCAGTGAGGAAGCCTGGAGTATAAGGGCAGGCGGGTCAGGCCTCTTAGGCACCTACTTCTCCTGCCATGGAACTGGCAGTCAGACCAGTTGGGTGACCTTGATCAAATCCCTTCCTCTCACTGttactcagtttcctcatctgtaaagtggaggATGCTGACCTTGATATGCCCAGTGATGGGGTAAGGTCACTAAATGGGTGTTTGTGAACCAGGACAGAGGATCTGGGATGAGAGGCTCCTGAGAATAGAGGTTCACTAGTAACCACTGAGCTgtggggaagggaacagcccaTCCACATCCCACTTTGAACTGCCATGGGGAGGATGCAATGCTGGTAGCCAAAGGAGGCTGCATTGCCCCAGGGGATATGAACTGTTTCAGCTGGGAAACCAAAGGGTTAGAAATTAAACTCAGTCTGAGCAACTGCttctcctgccaggtgctgacTTGACTCTGATGCACACAGCCCAGCCAGGATGAAGGTGAAGATAAAGAGCTGGAATGGTGTAGCCTCTTGGCTCTGGGTGGCCAATGATGAGAACTGTGGCATCTGCCGGATGGCCTTTAATGGCTGCTGCCCAGACTGTGAGTAACCCCGGCTCCTTGCCCCCTGCAGTATTTCAGCCTAGGTGCTCCCTTCTCTCCTCATAAATTTTGTCCCTTTGTAGGTAAGGTGCCTGGAGATGACTGCCCCCTGGTGTGGGGCCAATGCTCCCACTGTTTCCACATGCATTGCATTCTCAAGTGGCTGAATTCACAGCAAGTCCAGCAGCATTGTCCTATGTGCCGGCAAGAGTGGAAATTCAAGGAGTGACAGAGCCCCCCGCAGCCAGCAGATCTACTTGGATTTAATGGACTGTTGTTAAAGTGTTTTGTTGGGATTCAGCCCCTCTGTTCACACCCTGGAACAGCGAATTATTTGTACAGCATCATATATATACCTAGCCCTTATAGAGAACTTTAGCAGATAATTCTTGCCCCCAAATAATTGACTTGTCATAGGCAAAAAGGAAGCCTGGGGCAGATGGAGCAGTGGAGACATGACCGGTGGTGCCTGTTAACCATCTGTATGATGCATGTTAACCTTTCCCACCATGATTCTGTTCCACATGCTGTCAAAGTTTTCAGCATTATTAATTGATTCATACAGGGCACAGTCAGTATATCAACTTTCTCTGTGCCCTTAAGTTCTACACAGCACGTGTGGGCCTCAGTAAAAAGCCAGGGGTTGGCCTGGGTACATCTCATGTTGTCTCTTTTATGATAATGGCTCCTTTTGCCATGCAGACATGGGTCTGTGGGTTGGGTGCCTTCTTTAAAACACCCTGGACCTGATTTTTTAAAGAGGTGCTTATCCTTTGCAACTCAACCCAAAGGCTGGAGCTCAGAACTTTTGAAAAGCTGGCTTCTTATGGCAGCTCTTCCTTAACTAAAAGGGACCTTCCTGTTTAAACAAAACCTCTCCCAGCTCTTGCATCATGGGAACTTTCCCATCCCTTCTCTCTGAAGAGACCTCTCAGGCCTGTCCTGACCCTGCCTCCCTCTATTCTCTGAGAAATCACCACTGTCCAGTGATGTGGGTATTCTGTACATTACTGGTGAGAGAGAGTCACGTCATCTCAAAGCTTTCTTTAGTTGAAATGGGATTCTTAGGGCCATATGCAGTTCTCCATCCAGGCTCACTGCTCCTAATGCCTTTGGCAACCATTTCCCCATGCACCACAGGCAGGCTGGGCCCTGAACTGATACCTTCAAATACAGCAGTAGAGAAATGAAGGCTGTTGCGTGGCCAGTAGGATAAGGGACCTGCCTCCCACCACAACCAGAGATATGGCCACAGGTCAGGTGTGCAGTTCAGTAGCAGAATCATGTAAATTCTTTTAACCCAAGTTGCTTTGGGACTAGACCCCTTGCCAACAGTATAAGTCAGTTCCCAGCTGTAATGTGCCAATCCCTAGACTGGTTTCAATAAACTCATGGCTGTGATTAATTTCTCTTCATGCTTTTTGCTTTTGAGCTACGGGGTGGCAGTCCCCAGAGCTGGTCAGATACCCACAAGCACACCACAAACAGCAGAGAAAGGTTGTTGCCATGCCATCAACAAAGACTTTCCCCTGGTTTGTCAGTCTTCTCTGCCATGTAGGCCACCCCCAGGTGGAATGTATAGTGGGAGCCTCTTCATGTGGAACCTGGCATGTGATAGATGCTTATCAGTCTAGAACAAGAACTTCTCCTGGAAATGTGACATGAGGAGATCCTTTATTAAATCGGCagtgggtgggggcagagagtACAGTGTGTTCCCTTAAGGATGGTTGAACCAAAGACACAAGATGTAACAAAGATCCCTTTGTGGGGTTCTGGAGGAGAGAACGATACACAATGGGAATCAATTAGTGGGACCAAGAGTCTATGGGGTGGCTTCTCATTTCGGCCTAGTACCTGAGTCAGCCAGAGTAGCTTGTAAATCTCCTCACCTGTTCAGTCCCAAGCCCCTAgttcaagggtgggcaaactgcacCCCACAGGAATgccaccttgtcataaacagatagttaagggttagtagaacaggagtacttcatgtctcttttgactgtaaagggttaacaagttcagtgagcctggctgtcacctgaccagaggaccaatcaggggacaggatactttcaaatcttgagggagggaagtttttgtgtgtgctgttagtgtttggtggttgtttactctgggggctcagagggaccagatgtgcaaccaggtttctctccaatctctttgatacagtctcttaaatgtccagaatagtgagtactaggtagataaggcgagttaggcttatgtttgttttctttatttgcaaatgtgtatttggctggaaggagttcaaatttgtattttgctggaagggttgtaatttgtacttgtatacttaggctggaagggtattcccagtgtctatagctgaaagaccctgtaacatattccatcttaaatttacaaagataatttttactgtttttctttctttaattaaaagcttttcttgtttaagaacctgatttttttttttattctggtgtgagatcctaGGGGACAGGGCCTGgattcaccagagaattggtggggagaaaggagggaagcgggagagaaaggttaatttctctctgtgttaggattactttctcagggagagtctgggagggggagagagaaggagatgggaaagggtttactttccttgtgttaagatccagagggactgggtcttgggggttcctgggcaaggttttggggggaccagagtgtaccaggcactggaattcctggttggtggcagcgctacaggttctaagctggtaattgagctcagaggaattcatgctggtaccccatctctttggatgctaaagttgagagtggggaattataccatgacacaccccCATTGCACCgcaggccccacactgctccaagaagtggctggcaccatgtccctgtgtcgccgggaacggggaaccacggccaatgggagcttcaggggaggtacccacaggcgagggcagGGGCCGCAAGGACGTGGTGCCGATCGCttccgggagtggtgtggggttagggcaggcaggaagcctgtcttagccccactgtgtGCCACTGACACCCCAGAGCCGCTCCAGGTAAGCGGTACCAagctgaagcctgcaccccactcccctcctgcaccccctgccacaccctgcaccctcatgcactccaaccccctgccctgagccccctgcttcactccgcaccccctcctgcactcctgccctgagccccccattcacccctcctgtgccccaaccccttgccctgagccccttcaggcacactgcacccctcccacacctttgccccagccctacatgcaatttccccacccctgccctagtttAATACTGTGCCCTGGCTCAGGTGGCcagctgcatgcacacacacacaggctctctCTGATCCGCCAGAGGACACCAGAAACCAGGCAAGGGTGCCTAACAGGGAGAGCCCGCGGTCTGTTCGCCTTGCCTGCCCTTCACTTAGTGCAAacggggcactagggggcacagAGCACGCGGGGGCTTAGTACACGCCAGACACCGCTTGCACCATTGCCACAAGCAGCCCCAGTGCAGGGGCCCACCCCGACTTggtgtgtgcctggggtggcatgcctgcggagggtccgctcagggctggctccaggccacagcgcgccaagcacatgcttggggtggcacgccacggggggtgctgtgccagttgctgggagggtggcaggcggctccggtggacctgctgcagacaCGGGACCAGCTGACTGTCCGCAgaaacacctgcgggaggtccaccggagccgcgggaccagcgaccggcagagcgccccctgcggcgtgccgctgtgcttggggcagtgaaatggctagagccggacCTGGGTCCGcaggtcctgcggcttcagtggagcctgGAGCCGCGGtaccaccggaccctccgcaggcacgtctgcgggatttccaccagagccgtgggaccagcaaccggcagagcctccccctgcggcatgctgccgtgcttggggctgcgaaatgtctagagccacccctgctgcaaggGGGCTACTTccgtgtgtaacccttctgcccctctgagttggcagcaacaagggccgggttcagtatccaggagttccgttttaataacacaatgcataaccggctcaagcccccaccagtgacctgggacacttacataccaccccccccgggcgcctctaggaggcaatacttcccctctcgcaagcaccgagtctgagtgtagcaaaatccttttaataaaggacggaaacaatgcggcatcacactggagaaacaccagaaacaggattataacacaaaccataaacaaaacccacctttaagtacatttggcaatgttcTTTTTCCTTTAGGGTCTTAAGTTCAATTACCCCAAAgttcaacaacccaaaagtctctggtcagtgccaccccagaattcaagagtttatctgcccagcctgggtggaaaggggaggggagtccacacagggtgttaaggggcaccttaggtgggccagggccaactgctccacctctccgtgaagTTCACGACCCTCAACCACTTCATTCTGCTCACTGCTCCATGGGCTGCTTCAACACGCTGCAAACCGCTcccctctgccagccacttaacgataggtcttcaggctcccccacaggtTAACACAGCATTCAGTGATCTGATCTGATCTGATctgatcccagcccagccccttcaGTGagttcagctcttagtaggggagccctggtactggtgcaccattagcccaacatgaattcagctcagcagtctctagatggaccacccaactgaggttgagtcatctctgtcacaaagcagttccacagctccccattcacacaatcagggtgacaaacttttttttcctcctgccccaataacaaagaaattggggatcccagagctgttaaaataaccatcccaggctgctgtgggcttatgctaagtggggggtggatgcgaatgcaaatctttccccactctttgaaattcttggaattcgttccacactccctacaattcaccaccagatgtcagtgtagccgctcatcctgactctgcttacacgtgtgcaggggcagctggggaaagatGGGGGAGTTGAGGCCGGGGGCttgtgctgggggtgctggcttGACGTGGTTTCCATTAGTGTGGTTCAGTGGGTCTCAGGCCCCCACTACACACATTGTTCCAGCGCCTCTGGTTGGCGGCAGCCCAGCTAAAGAAATGAAAGGGGGGGCCACCGCCCCAGGGACGGGACACCCCCAGGGAGACGCGGGTGCTAGGCAGGCTTTACCGACCCCCACCCAGCCGCCCTCCAGCCCGGGGGCCCGGAcaccccctacctggctcaggggcCGGGGGCATTTCAGCAAAGGGGTCCGGTCTGCGGCTCTGAGCTGCCGCTTGTGGGGCCGGGACTGTCCGTTTCCAGCCTCGCCGGCGGCACCTGGGGCAGGACCCAGCCCGGGCAGCTCGCAGGCTTTTCTCACCAGCGCGTTCGCGCCCCGCCCCGCTTGTACCAACGGGAGCAGAGTGGGGTCCCGGGCGAGtccgggggtgcagggcaggcGGCGCCCCACACATCGGCCGGGTCCCGGGCACCCTGCCCCGCCCGCGGACTGGCCGCCGGCCCCGCTGAGCCCCGCCCGGGCGCCGCCTCCGCCCCCGCGGAGCCCCGCAGCGCCAGGCACCTCCCCCGGCAGCCCGCACTATAAGGGGCGGCCGAGGGATGGCAGCGCCGCAGTCGCCCGACGGCACCATGCAGCGA
Encoded here:
- the ANAPC11 gene encoding anaphase-promoting complex subunit 11, whose amino-acid sequence is MKVKIKSWNGVASWLWVANDENCGICRMAFNGCCPDCKVPGDDCPLVWGQCSHCFHMHCILKWLNSQQVQQHCPMCRQEWKFKE